The following proteins are co-located in the Streptomyces sp. NBC_01198 genome:
- a CDS encoding HTTM domain-containing protein — MGRAIDRGIARGLARVTGGALAPYQAAVVRIGFALTWLLFLLREFPHRSELYGPDSPWSFDLAKRLVAGNHAFTTLLWSDSRGWFELVYAVAVLSSAMLLVGWRTRSASVVFMLGVLSLQNRSVFMGDGGDNVVHLMAIYLVFTRCGQVWSLDRRIALRAAAKAEPKGAAKDEAREGAGTAPERQAQGGDGQAALGRSQVAGIDPVGIALWTVLGAALAVATAMGKLSTEWEVALWAGLLLQALWWAVRRYAPGEPRTVLDIMANVIHNGAMLVIVVEVCLIYSTAGWYKIQGSRWEDGTALYYPLHLDDFTPWPGLSHALAGNSLMVMLITYGTVIVQVAFPFTLFNRRVKNVLLAAMMLEHASIAVVLGLPFFSLAMIAADAVFLPTGFLRWLGEQLARPLRRPPAAPKPAVVPGQRPGDGDAAQPAAGPPPTEAVS; from the coding sequence ATGGGCCGTGCGATCGACCGGGGCATCGCCCGCGGACTGGCCCGGGTCACCGGCGGCGCGCTGGCCCCCTACCAGGCCGCGGTCGTACGGATCGGCTTCGCGTTGACCTGGCTGCTCTTCCTGCTGCGGGAGTTTCCGCACCGCTCCGAGCTCTACGGCCCCGACAGCCCGTGGAGCTTCGACCTGGCCAAGCGGCTGGTCGCCGGGAACCACGCCTTCACCACGCTGCTGTGGAGTGACAGCCGCGGCTGGTTCGAGCTGGTCTACGCGGTGGCGGTCCTCAGCAGCGCCATGCTGCTGGTCGGCTGGCGGACCAGGAGCGCGTCGGTGGTCTTCATGCTCGGCGTGCTGTCGCTGCAGAACCGCAGCGTCTTCATGGGCGACGGCGGCGACAACGTCGTCCATCTGATGGCCATCTACCTGGTCTTCACCCGCTGCGGGCAGGTCTGGTCCCTCGACCGCAGGATCGCGCTGCGGGCCGCGGCGAAGGCCGAGCCGAAGGGTGCGGCAAAGGACGAGGCGCGGGAGGGGGCCGGGACGGCGCCCGAGCGGCAGGCGCAGGGCGGCGACGGGCAGGCCGCCCTCGGCCGGTCGCAGGTCGCGGGGATCGACCCGGTGGGGATCGCCCTGTGGACGGTGCTGGGCGCCGCGCTGGCGGTGGCCACCGCGATGGGCAAGCTCAGCACCGAGTGGGAGGTGGCCCTGTGGGCAGGGCTGCTGCTCCAGGCGCTGTGGTGGGCGGTACGCCGTTACGCGCCCGGCGAGCCGCGCACGGTGCTCGACATCATGGCCAACGTCATCCACAACGGCGCCATGCTGGTGATCGTGGTGGAGGTCTGCCTGATCTACTCCACGGCCGGCTGGTACAAGATCCAGGGCAGCCGCTGGGAGGACGGCACCGCGCTCTACTATCCGCTGCACCTGGACGACTTCACCCCGTGGCCGGGCCTGTCGCACGCCCTGGCGGGCAATTCGCTGATGGTCATGCTGATCACCTACGGCACAGTCATCGTGCAGGTCGCCTTCCCCTTCACCCTCTTCAACCGACGGGTCAAGAACGTGCTGCTGGCGGCAATGATGCTGGAGCACGCCTCCATCGCCGTCGTGCTGGGCCTGCCCTTCTTCTCGCTGGCGATGATCGCCGCCGACGCCGTCTTCCTGCCCACCGGCTTCCTGCGCTGGCTCGGCGAGCAGCTCGCGCGGCCGCTGCGCCGTCCGCCGGCGGCGCCGAAACCCGCGGTGGTCCCCGGGCAGCGGCCGGGAGACGGCGACGCGGCGCAGCCCGCGGCCGGACCGCCACCCACCGAGGCCGTCAGCTGA
- a CDS encoding DUF5819 family protein, with amino-acid sequence MESEQGPPPQVAALSLPARIAVAVTVGVVAVGALLHLGMIFLHVAPSNTLSKQHATAVSDYVYPEFEQNWKLFAPDPVQQNNHVQARAEVRKPDGSTQTTGWVDMTGIDVADMRHNPLPSHTEQNELRRAWGYYTDTHNDQNQPTAGSGSDLSSSYLENILAGRLGHTLNGGTVVRIQARGATTAVARPTWSGESVDATTQYRELPWWTVTTTPAGQEKSS; translated from the coding sequence ATGGAGTCAGAGCAGGGGCCACCGCCCCAGGTGGCGGCATTGTCGCTGCCCGCCCGGATAGCCGTGGCCGTGACGGTGGGCGTGGTCGCCGTGGGAGCGCTCCTCCACCTCGGCATGATCTTCCTGCACGTCGCACCGTCCAACACGCTGAGCAAGCAGCACGCCACGGCGGTCAGCGACTACGTCTATCCCGAGTTCGAGCAGAACTGGAAGCTCTTCGCGCCCGACCCCGTGCAGCAGAACAACCACGTGCAGGCCCGCGCGGAGGTCCGCAAGCCGGACGGCAGCACACAGACCACCGGCTGGGTGGACATGACGGGGATCGACGTGGCCGACATGCGGCACAACCCGCTGCCCAGCCACACCGAGCAGAACGAGCTGCGCCGCGCCTGGGGTTACTACACCGACACGCACAACGACCAGAACCAGCCGACCGCCGGCAGCGGCAGCGACCTGAGCAGCAGCTACCTGGAGAACATCCTGGCCGGCCGCCTCGGCCACACGCTGAACGGCGGCACGGTCGTCCGCATCCAGGCCAGGGGCGCCACCACCGCGGTCGCCCGGCCGACCTGGAGCGGCGAGTCGGTCGACGCCACCACCCAATATCGCGAGCTGCCCTGGTGGACCGTCACCACCACGCCGGCAGGGCAGGAGAAGTCCTCGTGA
- a CDS encoding rhodanese-like domain-containing protein, with protein MFRSQLPSVDATAVPADAFLLDVREDDEWAAGHAEGALHIPMGEVVSRIDELPQDATLHVVCRVGGRSAQVTQYLIGQGRDAVNVSGGMLDWESAGRPVVTGDGADGHVL; from the coding sequence ATGTTCCGTTCCCAGCTGCCCTCGGTGGACGCCACCGCCGTACCGGCCGACGCGTTCCTGCTCGACGTCCGCGAGGACGACGAGTGGGCGGCGGGTCACGCGGAAGGCGCGCTGCACATCCCGATGGGCGAGGTCGTCTCCCGCATCGACGAGCTGCCGCAGGACGCCACCCTCCACGTCGTCTGCCGGGTCGGCGGCCGGTCCGCGCAGGTCACGCAGTATCTGATCGGGCAGGGCAGGGACGCGGTCAACGTCAGCGGCGGCATGCTCGACTGGGAGTCCGCCGGACGCCCGGTCGTCACCGGCGACGGCGCCGACGGCCACGTCCTCTGA